One window of Novosphingobium sp. P6W genomic DNA carries:
- a CDS encoding LysR family transcriptional regulator — protein sequence MPAFSRFLRYFMAVGRHGSIRKAADELNVSASAIARQILNVEADIGTPLFERLPTGLRLTAAGEIMMAAGNRWQKNMVDIRAQIEDLRGLKRGHVEMAIIDALAKGHIPAAVRAIQDRYPGITVGVRVLGNDDVRKAVTSGEVDFGILFEPQSYRDLTVRAFVEVVLGFVTPTDHPLADRREARFSACNGSPLILPADTLAVGQQIEVLVGATGMEVERKATSDNIQMITSLVQEGVGIGILSSLDVIAEVQAGRLSFTRISDALLRPMTLALCTNAARTPSYAAGIVLSEIELGFAQLSYPDSMRLKVQNGE from the coding sequence ATGCCCGCCTTTTCGCGTTTCCTCAGATACTTCATGGCGGTCGGCCGCCACGGCTCGATCCGCAAGGCGGCGGACGAACTCAACGTCTCCGCATCGGCCATCGCGCGCCAGATTCTCAACGTCGAGGCGGACATCGGCACGCCCCTGTTCGAACGTCTGCCCACCGGCCTCAGGCTTACGGCGGCAGGCGAGATCATGATGGCGGCGGGCAACCGATGGCAAAAGAACATGGTCGATATCCGCGCCCAGATCGAGGACCTGCGCGGCCTCAAACGCGGTCATGTCGAAATGGCGATCATCGACGCGCTGGCGAAAGGCCATATACCCGCCGCCGTGCGCGCCATTCAGGACCGCTACCCCGGCATTACCGTGGGTGTGCGCGTCCTGGGCAACGATGACGTGCGCAAGGCGGTGACCAGCGGCGAGGTCGATTTCGGCATCCTGTTCGAGCCGCAGTCCTACCGCGACCTGACCGTCCGGGCATTCGTCGAGGTAGTGCTGGGCTTCGTCACCCCCACAGACCATCCGCTGGCAGACCGGCGCGAAGCCCGCTTCTCCGCCTGCAATGGTTCCCCGCTGATCCTCCCGGCCGACACGCTGGCGGTGGGCCAGCAGATCGAGGTACTCGTGGGCGCGACGGGGATGGAGGTGGAGCGCAAGGCGACCTCCGACAACATCCAGATGATCACCTCGCTGGTGCAGGAAGGCGTGGGCATCGGCATCCTATCCTCGCTCGACGTCATCGCCGAGGTTCAGGCCGGCCGGCTTTCCTTCACCCGTATCTCCGACGCCCTGCTGCGGCCGATGACGTTGGCGCTGTGCACCAATGCCGCGCGCACCCCTTCCTATGCCGCCGGTATCGTCCTTTCGGAGATCGAACTTGGCTTCGCACAGCTCAGCTATCCCGATTCAATGCGCCTCAAGGTGCAAAACGGGGAGTGA
- a CDS encoding purine nucleoside permease, whose translation MTVIRSGRPLRACLRALALACAAGALAPAALGAAEPPVPSVPKVTPIPVKVIVIANFEPGADTGDAPGEFQLWAEREHLDEVIPLKGALHPLRRNAQGLYGMVWGSPDTMLGGVAEQLMALLVDPRFDFTKTYWLFTGISGVDPKVASVGSAAWSRWVVQGDTLREFDDREVPKDWPYGLFAIGAAKPNMLPAATEDFAGFTDTSKLTMSVKLNQGLAFWAYGMTKSVPIPDNAELQKDRARWKGYPEAQKPPFVLMGETLGSVRYWHGPGRTQWARDWVNLWTGGKGRFAMTNMESQSMAGAMQIAAKQGLVDPARVLVLRTGSNPSMPPPGVSAVESVANEGAGQKVAFEANYRVGAPVVHELLAHWDTYRDAVPEAPAP comes from the coding sequence ATGACTGTGATTCGATCTGGACGCCCCTTGCGGGCCTGTTTGCGCGCGCTTGCGCTGGCCTGTGCGGCGGGTGCCCTTGCGCCGGCTGCGCTGGGCGCTGCGGAACCGCCGGTTCCTTCGGTTCCCAAGGTAACGCCAATCCCCGTCAAAGTGATCGTCATCGCCAATTTCGAGCCGGGCGCCGACACGGGCGATGCGCCGGGCGAATTCCAGCTTTGGGCCGAGCGTGAGCATCTTGACGAGGTGATCCCGCTCAAGGGAGCGCTTCATCCGCTGCGACGCAATGCGCAAGGTCTTTACGGCATGGTCTGGGGCAGCCCGGATACGATGCTGGGCGGCGTTGCCGAACAACTGATGGCCCTGCTGGTCGACCCGCGCTTTGACTTTACCAAAACCTACTGGCTGTTCACCGGCATTTCCGGCGTCGATCCCAAGGTTGCCTCGGTTGGCAGCGCGGCATGGTCGCGCTGGGTGGTGCAGGGTGATACACTGCGTGAATTCGACGACCGGGAGGTCCCCAAGGACTGGCCTTATGGCCTTTTCGCAATCGGTGCGGCCAAGCCCAACATGCTGCCGGCGGCGACCGAGGACTTCGCGGGCTTCACCGATACCAGCAAGTTGACGATGTCGGTCAAGCTCAACCAGGGGCTGGCATTCTGGGCCTATGGCATGACCAAGAGCGTGCCGATCCCGGATAACGCCGAACTTCAGAAAGACCGTGCGCGCTGGAAGGGCTATCCCGAGGCGCAGAAGCCCCCCTTCGTGCTCATGGGCGAGACGCTGGGCTCGGTGCGGTACTGGCACGGACCGGGCCGGACCCAGTGGGCGCGCGACTGGGTGAACCTGTGGACCGGCGGCAAGGGCCGCTTCGCGATGACCAACATGGAGAGCCAGTCAATGGCCGGCGCCATGCAGATCGCCGCCAAGCAGGGCTTGGTCGATCCGGCGCGCGTGCTGGTCCTGCGCACCGGCAGCAATCCCTCGATGCCGCCGCCGGGTGTGTCGGCGGTGGAGAGTGTCGCCAATGAGGGTGCGGGGCAGAAGGTCGCTTTCGAGGCCAACTACCGTGTCGGCGCGCCGGTCGTCCACGAACTGCTGGCACATTGGGACACGTACAGAGATGCCGTTCCCGAGGCGCCCGCACCATGA
- a CDS encoding 8-oxoguanine deaminase, which translates to MGLTLVRHADALVCMDDARREIADGAMAWRDGVIVAVGTSAELAPLVDDADEVIDAKGCVVTPGLVNTHHHLYQTLTRALPGAINVSLFGWLRRLYPIWAQYRPEDVFAATQLGLAELALSGCTMSSDHHYLFPDGVTLDDSIHAAAQVGLRFHATRGSMSVGKSKGGLPPDSVVEEEPAILADTIRVIDRFHDPRDGAMLRVAVAPCSPFSVSTDLMRDAALLARDKGVMLHTHLAEDADDLAFSLERFGCRPGEYAEGLGWTGPDVWHAHCVQLDPAEIDLFARTGTGVAHCPCSNCRLGSGIAPLRAMMDAGVPLGLGVDGSASNDSGHLLNEARQAMLLQRVTHGADRFDPREALYLATRGGAQVLGRSDVGSLEVGKRADFVIWDMADIFSTGAWDKVAGLVLSPPTGARDVFVEGRAVVRGGDLAQVRRDDVLRAANRSLDRLKTFA; encoded by the coding sequence ATGGGCCTGACGCTGGTCCGCCATGCCGATGCGCTGGTCTGCATGGACGACGCGCGGCGAGAGATTGCCGATGGCGCAATGGCTTGGCGGGACGGCGTTATCGTGGCGGTTGGGACCAGCGCCGAACTGGCCCCACTGGTGGACGACGCAGACGAGGTGATCGATGCAAAAGGCTGCGTCGTCACCCCCGGCCTGGTCAATACACACCACCATTTGTACCAGACGCTGACGCGCGCGCTGCCCGGCGCGATCAACGTCTCGCTGTTCGGCTGGTTGCGGCGGCTTTACCCGATCTGGGCGCAGTACCGGCCTGAGGACGTTTTTGCTGCCACCCAGCTTGGCCTTGCCGAACTGGCCCTATCCGGCTGCACGATGAGTTCTGACCACCACTACCTGTTCCCTGACGGCGTCACGCTGGACGATTCCATCCACGCTGCGGCGCAAGTGGGCCTGCGTTTCCACGCCACGCGCGGATCGATGAGCGTGGGCAAAAGCAAAGGCGGCCTGCCCCCCGACAGCGTGGTGGAGGAGGAGCCGGCGATCCTGGCCGATACCATCCGCGTGATAGACCGCTTCCACGATCCCAGAGACGGCGCCATGCTGCGCGTCGCCGTGGCGCCTTGTTCGCCTTTCTCGGTCAGCACGGACCTGATGCGCGATGCCGCTTTGCTGGCGCGCGACAAGGGCGTGATGCTACACACCCACCTTGCCGAGGATGCCGACGACTTGGCCTTTTCGCTCGAACGTTTCGGCTGCCGGCCGGGCGAATATGCCGAAGGGCTGGGCTGGACCGGCCCCGACGTGTGGCACGCCCATTGCGTTCAGCTCGACCCGGCCGAGATCGACCTTTTCGCGCGAACCGGCACCGGCGTGGCCCATTGCCCCTGCTCGAACTGCCGTCTCGGCTCCGGCATCGCGCCGCTGCGGGCCATGATGGACGCCGGCGTGCCGCTGGGCCTCGGCGTCGACGGTTCGGCCTCCAACGATTCGGGCCACCTTCTGAACGAAGCGCGGCAGGCCATGCTGCTCCAGCGTGTGACGCACGGCGCCGACCGCTTCGACCCGCGCGAGGCGCTGTATCTCGCCACGCGCGGCGGCGCGCAGGTACTGGGGCGCAGCGACGTGGGTTCGCTCGAGGTGGGCAAGCGAGCTGATTTCGTGATCTGGGACATGGCCGACATTTTCTCCACCGGCGCCTGGGACAAGGTTGCCGGCCTTGTGCTCAGCCCGCCCACCGGTGCGCGCGACGTCTTCGTGGAAGGCCGCGCCGTGGTGCGCGGCGGCGACCTTGCACAAGTCCGCCGCGATGACGTGCTGCGCGCCGCCAACCGCTCGCTCGACCGGCTCAAGACTTTCGCCTGA
- a CDS encoding nucleobase:cation symporter-2 family protein — protein MTALIAPELVAAPAPTGMAPAQARDPDWFPGLAVAVPLGIQHVLAMFVSNMTPAIIVAGAGGFGFGSADPSQMIYMIQMAMLFAGLATLMQTIGFGPVGARLPLVQGTSFAYIPIMIPIVAGKGVEAMAALTTAALFGGLLHAFLSMFVGRIRFALPPLITGLVVLMIGLSLMRIGIQYAAGGVPAVGTPAFGAWQSWLLAGVVVVVTLALNFFGRGIWSTAAVLLGLMAGYAAALAMGRIDFAPVASAGLVMVPMPFHFGFAISASAILGFCLTGFVSSIETIGDVDAICEGNAGRPATERELSGAVAADGVGTALAAVFGAMPNTTFSQNVGLIAITGVMSRHVVTVGALFLVLCGLLPKVGAVITTIPIEVLGGGVIVMFGMVASAATSMLSGVEWTQRNMLIFGVSLSLALGLQLEPLALQHVPETARILLGSGVLPAAVTAVVLNLLVPGRTEVTSSRT, from the coding sequence ATGACTGCCCTGATAGCCCCAGAACTTGTTGCCGCTCCTGCTCCGACCGGCATGGCTCCGGCGCAGGCGCGCGACCCGGACTGGTTCCCCGGCCTTGCCGTCGCCGTGCCGCTGGGCATCCAGCACGTCCTCGCAATGTTCGTGAGCAACATGACTCCCGCGATCATCGTCGCCGGGGCAGGGGGCTTCGGGTTCGGGTCGGCGGACCCTTCGCAGATGATCTACATGATCCAGATGGCGATGCTGTTCGCCGGGCTGGCCACGCTGATGCAAACGATCGGCTTCGGCCCCGTCGGCGCGCGGCTGCCTTTGGTGCAGGGGACGAGCTTCGCCTACATTCCGATCATGATCCCGATCGTTGCGGGCAAGGGCGTTGAGGCGATGGCGGCGCTGACCACCGCTGCGCTGTTCGGCGGATTGCTCCACGCATTCCTCAGCATGTTCGTGGGCCGCATCCGCTTTGCGCTGCCGCCGCTCATCACCGGGCTTGTCGTGCTGATGATCGGGCTTTCGCTGATGCGGATCGGCATCCAGTACGCGGCCGGAGGCGTTCCCGCCGTTGGCACACCCGCATTCGGTGCGTGGCAAAGCTGGCTGCTGGCAGGCGTGGTCGTGGTGGTGACCCTGGCGCTCAACTTCTTCGGGCGGGGCATCTGGTCTACCGCCGCCGTTCTCCTGGGATTGATGGCGGGCTACGCGGCGGCGCTGGCGATGGGGCGGATCGACTTCGCGCCGGTGGCCTCGGCCGGTCTCGTGATGGTGCCCATGCCGTTCCACTTCGGTTTTGCGATTTCGGCATCGGCGATCCTGGGCTTCTGCCTGACCGGCTTCGTCTCCTCGATCGAGACCATCGGCGATGTCGATGCGATCTGCGAGGGCAATGCTGGCCGTCCCGCCACCGAAAGGGAGCTTTCCGGCGCGGTTGCCGCCGACGGTGTGGGCACCGCGCTGGCCGCCGTGTTCGGTGCCATGCCCAACACCACCTTCAGCCAGAACGTGGGGTTGATCGCCATCACTGGCGTGATGAGCCGCCACGTCGTGACGGTGGGCGCGCTGTTCCTCGTGCTATGCGGGCTGCTGCCCAAGGTCGGCGCGGTCATCACCACGATCCCTATCGAAGTGCTGGGCGGGGGCGTAATCGTGATGTTCGGCATGGTTGCGTCCGCAGCTACCTCGATGCTCTCGGGGGTCGAGTGGACGCAGCGCAACATGCTGATCTTCGGTGTTTCGCTGTCGCTGGCGCTTGGCCTTCAGCTTGAGCCACTGGCGCTGCAGCATGTGCCGGAAACGGCGCGTATCCTGCTGGGATCGGGGGTTCTGCCGGCGGCGGTGACGGCTGTGGTGCTGAACCTGTTGGTGCCGGGGCGGACAGAGGTCACATCATCCCGGACCTGA
- a CDS encoding phosphoribosyltransferase yields MSENAEPQLHYLEYYEEFLAKVRVLSRKIGEGEWRPDFVIGVGRGGLVPAVYISHQLELPMLSIDHSAKVPGFADELLGKVAGMSAEGKRLLFVDDINDSGGTIEYIRTLLGTNGCKAENLRFAVLINNTRSKAVAELFVDAIDRDEDKRWFVFPWESVGTKDAIVDEARSVPERLG; encoded by the coding sequence ATGAGCGAAAACGCTGAACCTCAACTGCACTACCTCGAATATTACGAGGAATTCCTCGCCAAAGTGCGCGTCTTGTCGCGCAAGATCGGCGAGGGCGAATGGCGACCCGACTTCGTGATCGGCGTTGGCCGCGGCGGCCTTGTGCCTGCCGTCTACATCTCGCATCAGCTTGAACTGCCGATGCTCTCGATCGACCACTCTGCCAAGGTTCCCGGTTTTGCCGACGAACTGCTCGGCAAGGTCGCCGGCATGAGCGCGGAGGGCAAGCGCCTGCTGTTCGTCGATGACATCAACGACAGCGGCGGCACCATCGAATACATCCGCACCTTGCTGGGCACCAATGGCTGCAAGGCCGAAAACCTGCGCTTCGCGGTCCTGATCAACAATACCCGGTCCAAGGCCGTGGCGGAACTGTTCGTGGATGCGATCGACCGTGACGAGGACAAGCGCTGGTTCGTATTCCCGTGGGAATCGGTCGGCACCAAGGACGCCATCGTCGACGAAGCCCGCTCCGTCCCGGAAAGGCTCGGCTAA
- a CDS encoding purine nucleoside permease yields the protein MRFQTLASLLAGAMLSSVLAIAAPALAADAPSASSIAGCEPGGPCAHPLPVKVVIVSLFEIGKDEGDVAGEFQLWKARRGLTQRIAFPQSFHDLYYNPETQVLGMVTGIGTARSTAATLALGLDQRFDLTQAYWLVAGIAGIDPEDASIGSVAWARYVVDGDLAHEIDAREIPADWKSGYFPRNTKGPNDLTTRPDPSGGEIYTINPTLEKWAFDLTKDIELPDTPAIAAERAKFTDYPHAQEAPFVLEGDTLSAMTFWHGEKLTDWANDWVRYWSGGKGEFVTSAMEDTGVMQSMTYLDNIGRADRDRVLVVRAGSNFTMPPPGVDAATYLLRENEGYAGLEAAVENLYTVGSKVVDELLGNWDRYKDATP from the coding sequence ATGCGCTTCCAGACGCTCGCCTCCCTTCTAGCGGGCGCCATGCTGTCCTCCGTTCTGGCCATCGCCGCCCCTGCGTTAGCGGCCGATGCCCCTTCCGCATCCTCGATCGCGGGGTGCGAACCCGGTGGTCCCTGCGCCCATCCGTTGCCGGTCAAAGTGGTGATCGTCTCGCTATTCGAGATCGGCAAGGACGAGGGCGATGTCGCCGGCGAATTCCAGCTGTGGAAAGCGCGCCGCGGACTGACCCAGCGCATTGCTTTCCCTCAGTCCTTCCACGACCTCTACTATAACCCCGAGACGCAGGTCCTGGGCATGGTCACGGGCATCGGCACTGCTCGATCGACGGCGGCGACCCTGGCGCTCGGCCTCGACCAACGCTTCGATTTGACCCAGGCCTACTGGCTGGTGGCGGGCATTGCCGGGATTGACCCCGAAGATGCCTCGATCGGTTCGGTCGCCTGGGCGCGCTATGTCGTCGACGGCGACCTTGCCCATGAGATCGACGCGCGTGAAATCCCGGCGGATTGGAAAAGCGGATATTTTCCCCGCAACACCAAGGGTCCCAATGACCTGACCACGAGGCCCGATCCCTCGGGCGGCGAAATATACACGATCAATCCCACCCTCGAAAAGTGGGCCTTCGATCTCACCAAGGATATCGAGCTTCCCGACACTCCGGCGATCGCCGCCGAACGCGCGAAATTCACCGATTACCCCCATGCGCAGGAGGCGCCTTTCGTGCTGGAGGGCGATACGCTTTCGGCGATGACCTTCTGGCACGGCGAGAAGCTGACCGACTGGGCCAACGACTGGGTTCGCTACTGGAGCGGCGGCAAGGGCGAATTCGTGACCTCGGCGATGGAGGACACCGGCGTGATGCAGTCGATGACTTACCTCGACAACATCGGCCGTGCCGACCGCGACCGAGTGCTGGTGGTGCGCGCCGGGTCCAACTTCACGATGCCGCCTCCGGGCGTGGATGCGGCGACGTACCTCCTGCGCGAGAACGAAGGCTATGCCGGTCTCGAGGCGGCGGTGGAGAACCTCTATACCGTAGGCTCGAAGGTGGTCGACGAACTGCTCGGCAACTGGGACCGTTACAAGGACGCAACGCCCTGA
- a CDS encoding TonB-dependent siderophore receptor, whose amino-acid sequence MMGMNNYNTRKFRSAALSGMLLCCTAMTTPAFAQAAADTDADGNEIVVTGSLGALPIEGVGSVFGFDKTVTETPRSVSTISSEQMERFGITDIYDLVAQSPGTFTNSFFGVGGALDIRGTPGEVYFRGVRRLDNPGNYPTPIAASERIDIVRGPASPIYGPSKTGGYMNFVPKSARVQGGSYLASPEGKISFTGGSWAKADIAAELRGPGKLGTQEFGYSLYAEVENSGSYYNNMSTKQTILQGSFDTDLTPNLRLEFGGMYQNYKGQQNGGWNRLTQDLVDNGTYITGAAQSLDSNGDGQMSVEEINAAMPGGLSVFGTFGCGGFSTRPSGFTDACFTSSYPELALTNVGTAKLSRRATLTGKNDRLDNKATTLYADLIWTGPGDIEIKNQLFYDGYKNINENAYGFSQFHDSYVIEDKIVVSKVFDTDAGKFSVQLSPSIRYTNFKHGEDFNYEYFHRVDLTVGYTPASDRLLSTECNCNYDTYVKGHYTDLGFAGLVDLDFKFGLDVTLGARYDTIKGVSNFQEAFMEAPKAISGAKDRDGAWSWSASANYKLPFGLIPYVTAARQSVVIAGQGAEIDPFNLAAGTWITASKLYEAGIKGSWLDDRLYAAVSVYKQKRTDYSSQSMTVNQAVETKGLEAEFRWAVDEHLLLTGGYTRTKVWNLTALEAGETFSFFGIEDLVNVTNPALYLGGQPIGNIPILTKNDARRAGIPTNLYSLTATYAFDNGIALAGSMVKVDSVYSGASQVVKLPAYTKFDLSASYETGPFVFRAVVKNVTDKKYFRANFTELFGSTIVLPELPRSFQGTVSYKF is encoded by the coding sequence ATGATGGGTATGAACAACTACAATACGCGCAAGTTCCGAAGCGCGGCTCTTTCTGGCATGCTGCTGTGCTGCACTGCGATGACCACTCCGGCATTCGCCCAGGCCGCCGCTGATACGGATGCCGACGGCAATGAGATCGTCGTCACCGGATCGCTCGGTGCGCTGCCGATCGAGGGCGTGGGCAGCGTGTTCGGTTTCGACAAGACAGTGACAGAGACGCCGCGCTCAGTGTCCACCATCAGTTCGGAGCAGATGGAACGCTTCGGCATCACCGACATCTATGACCTCGTCGCGCAGTCGCCGGGGACGTTCACGAACTCGTTCTTCGGTGTCGGCGGCGCGCTCGATATTCGCGGCACGCCCGGCGAAGTGTACTTTCGCGGCGTGCGCCGCCTCGACAACCCGGGCAACTACCCGACGCCGATCGCCGCTTCCGAGCGCATCGACATCGTGCGCGGCCCGGCCTCGCCGATCTACGGCCCGTCCAAGACTGGCGGCTACATGAACTTCGTGCCCAAGTCGGCGCGCGTGCAGGGCGGTTCCTACCTCGCCAGCCCCGAAGGCAAGATCAGCTTCACCGGCGGCAGCTGGGCAAAGGCGGACATCGCAGCCGAACTGCGCGGTCCCGGCAAGCTGGGTACGCAGGAATTCGGCTATAGCCTTTACGCGGAAGTCGAGAATTCGGGCAGCTACTACAACAACATGTCGACCAAGCAGACGATCCTGCAAGGCTCGTTCGACACCGACCTGACGCCGAACCTGCGCCTTGAATTCGGCGGCATGTATCAGAACTACAAGGGCCAGCAGAACGGCGGCTGGAACCGCCTGACGCAGGATCTGGTCGACAACGGCACTTACATCACCGGCGCGGCCCAGTCGCTCGACAGCAACGGTGACGGTCAGATGTCGGTGGAGGAAATCAACGCGGCGATGCCCGGCGGCCTGTCGGTCTTCGGCACGTTCGGTTGCGGAGGCTTCAGCACCCGCCCCAGCGGCTTTACCGACGCCTGTTTCACGTCGAGCTATCCTGAGCTGGCGCTCACCAACGTGGGCACCGCCAAGCTCAGCCGCCGCGCGACGCTGACGGGCAAGAACGACCGTCTCGATAACAAGGCGACCACGCTGTATGCCGATTTGATCTGGACCGGCCCCGGCGACATCGAGATCAAGAACCAGCTGTTCTATGACGGTTACAAGAACATCAACGAGAATGCCTACGGCTTCTCGCAGTTCCACGACTCCTATGTGATCGAGGACAAGATCGTCGTCTCCAAGGTCTTCGATACCGATGCGGGCAAGTTCTCTGTCCAGCTTTCGCCCTCTATTCGCTACACCAACTTCAAGCACGGCGAAGACTTCAACTACGAATACTTCCACCGCGTCGACCTGACCGTGGGCTATACCCCTGCCAGTGACCGCCTACTATCGACCGAATGCAACTGCAACTACGACACCTACGTTAAGGGGCACTACACCGACCTGGGCTTCGCCGGCCTCGTCGATCTGGACTTCAAGTTCGGTCTCGATGTGACGCTGGGCGCGCGCTACGACACCATCAAGGGCGTTTCCAACTTCCAGGAAGCGTTCATGGAGGCTCCCAAGGCCATTTCGGGCGCGAAGGACCGGGACGGCGCCTGGTCGTGGTCGGCCAGCGCCAACTACAAGCTACCCTTCGGCTTGATCCCCTACGTCACAGCCGCGCGCCAATCAGTGGTCATCGCTGGCCAGGGCGCCGAGATCGACCCGTTTAATCTTGCAGCCGGCACCTGGATCACCGCTTCCAAGCTATACGAAGCGGGTATCAAGGGCAGCTGGCTGGATGACCGCCTCTATGCGGCGGTATCGGTCTACAAGCAGAAGCGCACCGATTACAGTTCGCAGTCGATGACCGTGAACCAGGCGGTCGAGACCAAGGGCCTTGAGGCGGAGTTCCGCTGGGCTGTGGATGAGCACTTGCTCCTGACCGGTGGCTACACGCGCACCAAGGTCTGGAACCTGACCGCGCTCGAAGCCGGAGAGACCTTCAGCTTCTTCGGCATCGAGGATCTGGTGAACGTGACGAACCCGGCGCTCTATCTCGGCGGTCAGCCCATCGGTAACATCCCGATCCTGACGAAGAACGACGCCCGCCGCGCAGGCATTCCGACCAACCTCTACTCGTTGACCGCGACATATGCCTTCGATAACGGCATCGCATTGGCGGGCAGCATGGTGAAGGTGGACTCGGTCTACTCCGGTGCTTCGCAGGTCGTGAAGCTGCCGGCCTATACCAAGTTCGACCTTTCGGCCTCGTACGAGACCGGGCCGTTCGTGTTCCGTGCCGTCGTCAAGAACGTCACCGACAAGAAGTACTTCCGTGCCAACTTCACCGAACTGTTCGGTTCGACCATCGTTCTGCCGGAACTGCCGCGCAGCTTCCAGGGCACGGTTTCGTACAAGTTCTGA
- a CDS encoding adenosine deaminase, producing MKRVLLALMSTCCALPLAAPLAHADAASEAAASALVDSVSGNAGRLRMVLQAMPKGGDLHNHLGGSVYAEDFLKVAADKGMCADDGLTRIMPPPCAPDRDIASMAVRDPFTYAKLVDAISTRGFQKGIGPALISGHSQFFSSFGKFGPAFGGEVPRWLADAYASAGRNNLVYLELMYNPGALSAYMAAGDDEPIDASMLGASYKREIATVEGLLAGTMADVTRNDADARKRLDCGTSAAKPGCDVAVRYLYSAMRGVAPAQAWRSLIAGFALAHKDPRFVGVNIVMPEDDPVALRDYDLHMAMFRFLEAKYSDVKVTMHAGELALGLVPPLDLQDHIAKAIDAGAKRIGHGVDIAYEAQAPETLARMAREGIAVEINLTSNAVILGVEGGNHPLQLYRSMGVPVMLSTDDEGVLRSDMSNEYVRAVTQQDLHYGDLKEMARASLEYSFAPGASLWRARRYGDVVQPCAGGLADAQCKTFLAGSEKARLQAMLEANFDKFEHTIGRFGR from the coding sequence ATGAAGCGGGTGCTTCTTGCCCTGATGTCGACCTGCTGCGCGCTGCCGCTGGCGGCGCCGCTCGCCCATGCCGATGCGGCGAGCGAAGCTGCGGCTTCTGCGCTGGTGGATTCCGTTTCGGGTAATGCCGGGCGGCTGCGGATGGTGCTTCAGGCGATGCCGAAGGGCGGCGATCTTCATAACCACCTCGGCGGGTCCGTCTATGCCGAGGACTTCCTGAAGGTCGCGGCAGACAAGGGCATGTGCGCGGATGACGGGCTGACCCGGATCATGCCGCCTCCCTGCGCGCCCGATCGTGATATCGCCTCGATGGCGGTGCGCGATCCGTTCACTTATGCCAAGCTGGTCGATGCGATTTCGACGCGCGGGTTTCAGAAGGGCATCGGCCCGGCCCTGATTTCCGGGCATAGCCAGTTCTTCTCCAGCTTCGGCAAATTCGGTCCGGCTTTCGGCGGCGAAGTGCCGCGCTGGCTGGCCGACGCTTACGCCAGTGCAGGGCGCAACAACCTCGTTTACCTCGAACTGATGTACAATCCCGGCGCGCTGTCGGCTTACATGGCTGCTGGAGACGACGAGCCTATCGACGCATCCATGCTGGGCGCCTCCTACAAGCGCGAGATCGCGACCGTGGAGGGCCTGCTGGCCGGGACCATGGCCGACGTCACGCGCAATGACGCCGACGCACGCAAGCGGCTGGACTGCGGCACCTCTGCCGCAAAGCCCGGCTGCGACGTTGCGGTACGTTACCTTTACTCGGCGATGCGCGGCGTGGCGCCGGCGCAGGCATGGCGTTCGCTCATCGCGGGCTTCGCGCTGGCCCATAAGGACCCGCGCTTCGTGGGCGTCAACATCGTGATGCCCGAAGACGATCCGGTCGCGCTGCGGGACTACGACCTGCACATGGCGATGTTCCGTTTCCTCGAGGCGAAATATTCCGACGTGAAGGTGACCATGCATGCGGGCGAACTTGCGCTCGGGCTGGTGCCCCCGCTCGACCTGCAGGACCACATCGCCAAGGCCATCGACGCCGGAGCGAAGCGCATCGGTCACGGCGTCGATATCGCCTACGAGGCTCAGGCCCCTGAAACGCTTGCCCGCATGGCGCGCGAGGGCATTGCGGTAGAGATCAACCTGACCAGCAATGCCGTGATCCTGGGCGTTGAGGGCGGCAACCATCCGCTGCAGTTGTACCGTTCGATGGGCGTGCCGGTCATGCTTTCGACCGACGACGAAGGAGTGCTGCGCTCCGATATGAGCAACGAGTACGTGCGCGCCGTCACTCAGCAGGACCTGCACTACGGCGACCTCAAGGAAATGGCGCGCGCCAGCCTGGAATATTCCTTTGCGCCCGGCGCCAGCCTGTGGCGCGCGCGCCGTTACGGCGATGTCGTCCAGCCCTGTGCCGGCGGGCTTGCCGACGCGCAGTGCAAGACGTTCCTGGCGGGTAGCGAGAAGGCAAGGCTGCAAGCGATGCTTGAGGCCAACTTTGACAAATTCGAACATACGATCGGCCGTTTTGGCAGGTAA